CTCGCGCGCGAACCACCGACGGGCGCGGCCGGCGGCCGTGGCCCAGATGCTGTCGGAGCACACGCACAGCAGGCCGAAGACCAGCCCCAGCACCGCCAGCTGCGGACCGGCCGGGGCGCCCCGGTCGGTGAACTGCGGCAGGAACGCCACGAAGAACACGATCGTCTTCGGGTTGCTCACCCCCACGGTGAAGCCCGTCAGCAGCGACCGGCGCGCCCGCTCCGGCGCCGGCACTCCGCGCAGGAGCGCCCGGCGCGCGTCGCCGCGGTGGCGGATCGCCTGGACGCCGAGGAAGGCGACGTAGACCGCGCCCACCAGCTTGAGGGCGGTG
The genomic region above belongs to Nocardioides coralli and contains:
- a CDS encoding LysE family translocator translates to MPSSTQWAAFVVASILFIQLPGPSLLFTLGRALTVGLRDALLSVVGNALGITVQVLLVAAGLGAVVATSASAYTALKLVGAVYVAFLGVQAIRHRGDARRALLRGVPAPERARRSLLTGFTVGVSNPKTIVFFVAFLPQFTDRGAPAGPQLAVLGLVFGLLCVCSDSIWATAAGRARRWFAREPRRLDAMGAAGGAMMIGLGATMAATE